One segment of Erigeron canadensis isolate Cc75 chromosome 2, C_canadensis_v1, whole genome shotgun sequence DNA contains the following:
- the LOC122587002 gene encoding 60S ribosomal export protein NMD3-like, with amino-acid sequence MAGEAGMFTVHQTVGSVLCCKCGILMPPNAANMCVKCLRSEVDITEGLQKHVIIIHCPECDCYLQPPRTWLKAQVESKELLTFCVKRLKNLNKVRLIHAEFIWTEPHSKRIKVKLRVQKEVMNGAILEQAYMVEYVVQDQMCESCSRVQANPDQWVAAVQLRQHVSHRRTFFYLEQLILKHDAAVRAIRIKQMDRGIDFFFSNRSHAIKFVEFMQKVVPIKSRSDKQLVSQDSKNNSYNYKYTFSVEICPICREDLICLPPKLAVSLGNLGPIVICTKVTNSIALLDPLTLRHCFLDAEQYWRTSFTSLLSSKQLVEYVVLDVDLISSEVQIGGSKYMMADVQVARVSDFGKNDTMFFIRTHLGHLLSPGDYALGYDMHSANSNDVDLDKYKGLVIPEVILVKKSYEENRQRKRGKPRAWKLKRINMEVDASETRGRADEEKTNKDYEQFLIDLEENPDIRFNISLYRDKEYQPSEMGSVADGEDAPSVPLEELLDDLKLDDINIEDAEDEDMNE; translated from the coding sequence ATGGCTGGAGAAGCAGGAATGTTTACGGTACACCAAACTGTAGGTAGTGTGCTATGTTGCAAATGTGGTATCCTGATGCCCCCAAATGCTGCAAATATGTGTGTCAAATGTCTACGTTCTGAAGTAGATATAACAGAGGGTCTTCAAAAGCATGTTATCATCATTCACTGTCCTGAATGTGATTGCTACTTGCAGCCACCTAGGACTTGGCTTAAAGCCCAAGTAGAATCAAAAGAACTCTTGACGTTCTGTGTTAAGAGGTTGAAGAAtttgaataaagtaaggttgaTTCATGCAGAGTTTATCTGGACTGAACCTCACTCCAAAAGGATTAAAGTCAAGCTGAGAGTTCAAAAAGAGGTTATGAATGGTGCAATTCTTGAACAAGCTTATATGGTCGAGTATGTGGTTCAGGATCAGATGTGTGAGTCGTGTTCTAGAGTTCAAGCCAACCCAGATCAATGGGTGGCTGCTGTGCAGCTAAGACAACATGTTTCCCACAGGCGGACTTTCTTTTATTTGGAGCAGCTTATTCTCAAACATGATGCTGCTGTTAGGGCTATAAGAATTAAACAAATGGATCGTGGGATTGATTTCTTTTTCTCTAACCGTAGTCATGCTATTAAGTTTGTGGAGTTCATGCAGAAAGTTGTCCCAATTAAGAGCCGTAGTGACAAGCAACTTGTGTCGCAAGATTCTAAAAACAATAGCTATAACTACAAATATACCTTTTCTGTTGAAATTTGCCCAATCTGTCGTGAAGATTTGATTTGTCTCCCGCCTAAACTTGCCGTTAGTCTTGGAAACCTTGGCCCAATTGTCATCTGCACAAAAGTTACCAACAGTATCGCTTTGCTGGATCCGCTGACTCTAAGGCACTGTTTTCTTGATGCTGAGCAATACTGGAGGACATCTTTCACTTCACTTCTTTCTTCTAAACAGCTTGTGGAATATGTAGTCTTAGATGTTGATCTGATTTCATCAGAGGTTCAGATTGGTGGTTCAAAGTATATGATGGCTGATGTTCAGGTGGCTCGTGTGTCTGATTTTGGGAAGAATGATACCATGTTTTTTATTAGGACTCATTTGGGACATCTTTTGAGTCCCGGTGATTATGCTCTTGGTTATGATATGCATTCTGCTAACAGTAATGATGTGGATCTTGACAAATATAAAGGTCTTGTGATTCCTGAAGTTATTTTAGTTAAGAAAAGTTATGAAGAAAACAGGCAAAGGAAGCGTGGAAAACCTCGTGCTTGGAAGCTTAAAAGAATCAATATGGAGGTTGATGCGAGTGAGACTAGGGGTAGAGCCGATGAAGAAAAGACAAACAAAGATTATGAACAGTTCTTGATTGATCTTGAAGAGAACCCTGATATAAGATTTAATATCTCTTTGTATCGAGACAAAGAATATCAGCCATCAGAAATGGGTTCCGTGGCTGATGGTGAGGATGCGCCTTCTGTGCCATTAGAAGAGCTGCTTGATGACCTCAAATTAGATGACATAAATATAGAAGATGCTGAAGATGAAGATATGAACGAATAA